A single region of the Synergistaceae bacterium genome encodes:
- a CDS encoding trypsin-like peptidase domain-containing protein, with product MMTPEEACLYLGISLDDEDLDMDRIERNYKTKLSIYDPRRFSTDTPEHREARRMRRSIEEAYTCLVETYDELYGADGGGEDRSTGTLLKVTAATTTIAALCLAGFIWLTYSETPSVKPVPSTDAVHAQDYERLLHEVERLREAAEARRPQGLAQSTALPDYADLVERVMPSMVMIRTDVGTGSGFFVSGQGDILTNWHVIRGASRITVTMTEGRPQSALLKDYDTAKDIALLKVNAQSATPFLRISPVLPRQGEAVMAVGNPRGYEGTVSNGIISAFRENNNIIQFTAPISQGSSGGALINLKGEVVGMPTKLRTDGQNLNFAIAPNVLAKFLDEAKDKPARALNGTRTEAESYEDYGLKFVRRDESYEMYLETGNIDYDPVSSIASFVSVWLPTARTNSMMKRDPNFRAVKGKDFGPCMLVYVADLSEGTYIHLRTLNLYTDGTTARDYVKPVEQYRWVRPSRGSRIEVLMKEVRQQLSIR from the coding sequence TTGATGACCCCTGAGGAAGCCTGCCTGTACTTGGGAATTTCCCTCGATGATGAAGATTTGGACATGGACAGGATAGAGCGTAACTACAAGACAAAGCTCTCGATATATGACCCGCGACGCTTCAGCACAGATACCCCCGAACACAGAGAAGCCCGGAGGATGAGGCGTAGCATTGAGGAGGCATACACCTGTCTTGTGGAAACATACGACGAGCTTTACGGAGCAGACGGAGGCGGAGAAGATCGCAGCACCGGCACGCTCCTGAAGGTTACTGCCGCGACGACGACAATAGCTGCGTTGTGTCTTGCCGGGTTCATCTGGCTGACGTACTCCGAGACTCCTAGCGTCAAGCCCGTGCCTTCCACTGATGCAGTTCACGCACAGGACTACGAGAGGCTTCTTCACGAGGTGGAGAGGCTGCGCGAGGCAGCAGAGGCGCGCCGTCCGCAGGGTTTAGCACAGAGCACGGCACTTCCCGACTACGCAGACCTCGTTGAACGCGTGATGCCGTCGATGGTGATGATACGCACTGATGTCGGGACAGGGAGCGGATTCTTCGTTAGCGGTCAGGGCGATATCCTCACGAACTGGCACGTGATACGCGGAGCCTCGAGGATAACGGTTACCATGACGGAAGGCAGGCCGCAGTCTGCTCTGCTGAAGGATTACGACACGGCGAAGGATATTGCGCTCCTCAAGGTGAACGCACAGTCAGCTACACCGTTTCTGCGGATAAGTCCCGTGCTTCCGCGACAGGGAGAGGCAGTTATGGCGGTGGGCAACCCGCGAGGCTACGAGGGAACTGTGTCGAACGGAATAATCTCGGCTTTCCGCGAGAACAACAACATCATACAGTTCACTGCGCCGATCTCGCAGGGTTCAAGCGGAGGAGCACTCATCAACCTTAAAGGCGAGGTTGTGGGTATGCCGACGAAGTTACGGACGGACGGGCAGAACCTGAATTTTGCGATTGCGCCGAACGTTCTGGCCAAGTTTCTGGATGAGGCGAAGGACAAACCTGCGAGAGCTCTCAACGGTACGCGGACGGAAGCGGAGAGTTACGAGGATTACGGGCTGAAGTTCGTGCGCAGGGACGAGAGCTATGAGATGTACCTTGAGACCGGCAATATCGACTATGACCCTGTGTCGTCAATAGCTTCGTTCGTGAGCGTGTGGCTTCCGACGGCGCGGACAAACTCGATGATGAAGCGCGACCCGAATTTCCGTGCGGTGAAGGGCAAGGATTTCGGGCCGTGTATGCTGGTGTATGTTGCTGACTTGTCGGAAGGGACGTATATTCACCTGCGGACGCTGAACCTCTACACTGACGGGACGACGGCGCGGGATTACGTGAAGCCTGTAGAGCAGTACCGCTGGGTGAGGCCGTCGCGCGGGAGCAGGATTGAAGTCCTGATGAAGGAAGTCAGGCAGCAGCTAAGCATCAGGTGA
- a CDS encoding HNH/ENDO VII family nuclease: MKLHRPYIRKEVREKVEAKGKNKDGKFVDAYSGKVIEGKHHLGHKYGCENARAIRWAEEQGLTQKEFNDLMNNPDLYQVEDAGSNMSHKHEMKGNDFDYSELMNNLNREQVKEFTSNKAKDCDKFTVKESEVQESQQSAESMEAQPAQEATGTSEGWGQGWGETSGEGQGESAGQSM, encoded by the coding sequence ATGAAACTTCACAGGCCGTACATCCGCAAAGAAGTACGTGAGAAGGTTGAGGCGAAAGGTAAGAACAAAGACGGTAAGTTTGTTGACGCTTATTCAGGAAAAGTGATAGAGGGCAAGCACCATCTCGGGCACAAGTACGGGTGCGAGAACGCCAGAGCAATACGCTGGGCAGAGGAGCAGGGATTGACGCAGAAGGAGTTCAACGACCTCATGAACAACCCTGACTTGTACCAAGTTGAGGACGCAGGCTCTAACATGTCGCACAAACATGAGATGAAGGGCAACGACTTTGACTACAGCGAACTAATGAACAACCTCAACAGGGAACAGGTCAAAGAATTTACCTCGAACAAGGCGAAGGACTGCGACAAGTTCACGGTGAAGGAGAGCGAGGTTCAGGAGAGCCAGCAGTCAGCAGAAAGTATGGAGGCACAGCCAGCACAGGAAGCGACCGGCACTTCTGAGGGCTGGGGTCAGGGCTGGGGCGAGACTTCCGGCGAAGGTCAGGGAGAATCTGCCGGTCAGTCAATGTAG
- a CDS encoding DUF2185 domain-containing protein, which produces MADISHFGYVNASRRLVDGRLPVRFMYREKTGDDDQYSGWVFMSGTEDQEYADNPDNIGIYDINTILNIDKTVFPYLDAAEGMAFEREEGTGTFKVSRDFGFEPEKE; this is translated from the coding sequence ATGGCAGACATCAGCCATTTCGGTTACGTCAACGCATCGAGGCGGCTTGTGGACGGGCGGCTTCCTGTGAGGTTCATGTACCGCGAGAAGACGGGCGATGATGACCAGTACAGCGGCTGGGTGTTCATGTCCGGCACAGAGGATCAGGAATACGCGGACAACCCGGACAACATAGGCATCTACGACATCAATACTATCCTGAACATCGACAAGACAGTCTTCCCGTACCTTGACGCGGCTGAGGGAATGGCCTTTGAGCGCGAAGAAGGGACGGGGACGTTCAAGGTCAGCAGGGATTTCGGGTTTGAGCCGGAGAAGGAGTGA
- a CDS encoding SH3 domain-containing protein produces the protein MSKKSDDEALGFLGFIVIAIAAIIWFIVHVVLPALLVIGGIVAGIGVLFALYTAGYVFCHAVSASRNPYAYYSDPHPHAPGVKRGYFFGPGLKQLEMIWSASSAGMGTALQEIGRIAERNLHWEDFFLHDLWIYLFWLASALSLYLFGYAFALIFCALLSVVLGAGWLLFFAGYMLLRLSDKTALLLNAIDNPCPKCKRRRVPLFVCPKCGTLHNLQPGPYGIFRTKCSCGELLPTTVFNGRNDLVAVCPLCNSPVEGYAQHFGIQVVGNTSAGKTTYLASFFHEYFRRIPSHITHTCNPQRAFQTLEGAYNSGNKISGTTELNAGMYSIKHEFSMHVPYLLSMYDIAGEAFQNITSADYLQLQFEYAKGIMLMVDPDASPSETHAAISAFCSEHKKLKSLTTSQMSTVPAAVVITKADKFSAELSGGLQDEEVCRRFLDAHGFRSVVNLIAANFTDTRYFATTATGHELDGRAYSPSGVLEPVMWLLGEGKSVLPRIIDSGVNAFDKMKFAVRKTVPFIMPALVMWLLLWGISSISWGKIMPTAKRPLVGSASVQRAPARQPSPAATPLQVPAKTTGNKQVKKDAPARKLKLSTLGTKVNVRKRPDINAASIAVLEEGVPVDAGEPAQRADGVWYKVTLPGGAEGWIRSDLLQHRIGDKGEHGGVLMRVTGDELNLREGPGTNYTSIGKLYVGHLVEVIGQSKAWRKVCTQTGKVGWVHSKYLGQRRRY, from the coding sequence GTGAGCAAGAAATCTGATGATGAGGCATTAGGGTTTCTCGGCTTCATTGTTATTGCTATTGCCGCTATCATATGGTTCATTGTGCATGTAGTGCTGCCTGCGCTGCTCGTGATAGGAGGAATTGTTGCCGGCATAGGCGTACTGTTTGCACTGTATACGGCCGGCTATGTTTTCTGTCATGCTGTGTCTGCCAGCAGAAACCCATATGCTTATTACTCAGACCCTCACCCTCACGCTCCCGGCGTAAAACGCGGATACTTCTTCGGGCCTGGATTAAAGCAGCTCGAAATGATATGGTCAGCTTCAAGTGCAGGTATGGGGACTGCGCTTCAAGAAATAGGACGTATTGCGGAAAGAAACTTGCACTGGGAAGATTTTTTCCTGCATGACCTCTGGATATATTTATTCTGGCTGGCATCGGCCTTGTCCTTGTACCTGTTCGGGTACGCTTTCGCCCTCATCTTCTGCGCATTGCTGTCGGTGGTGCTTGGCGCAGGGTGGCTACTGTTCTTCGCGGGCTATATGCTGCTCAGGCTCTCGGACAAGACCGCCCTCCTCCTCAACGCCATAGACAACCCCTGCCCGAAATGCAAGCGCAGGCGAGTTCCTCTGTTTGTGTGCCCGAAATGCGGCACTCTCCACAACCTCCAGCCCGGACCGTACGGCATTTTCCGCACAAAGTGTTCATGCGGAGAGCTCCTCCCTACGACGGTCTTCAACGGACGGAACGATCTTGTTGCGGTGTGTCCGCTGTGCAACAGCCCCGTTGAAGGTTACGCACAGCACTTCGGGATTCAGGTGGTCGGCAACACCAGCGCGGGCAAGACGACATACCTTGCGTCGTTCTTCCACGAGTACTTTCGCCGGATACCTTCTCACATCACGCACACCTGCAATCCGCAGAGAGCCTTCCAGACGCTCGAGGGTGCGTACAACAGCGGGAACAAAATCTCCGGCACAACAGAACTCAACGCCGGAATGTACAGCATCAAGCATGAGTTCTCGATGCACGTGCCCTACCTGCTCAGCATGTACGACATAGCGGGCGAGGCCTTCCAGAACATAACATCGGCGGACTACCTTCAGCTCCAGTTCGAGTACGCAAAAGGCATAATGCTGATGGTTGACCCTGACGCTTCACCGTCAGAGACACACGCGGCGATCTCTGCCTTCTGCTCCGAGCACAAGAAGCTGAAGAGCCTGACGACCTCGCAGATGAGCACAGTACCTGCGGCAGTCGTTATCACTAAGGCAGACAAGTTCAGCGCGGAACTTTCGGGCGGGTTGCAGGACGAGGAGGTGTGCAGGAGGTTTCTTGACGCTCACGGCTTCAGGAGCGTGGTTAATCTCATTGCCGCGAACTTCACGGACACGCGCTATTTTGCCACGACAGCGACTGGTCATGAGCTTGACGGCAGGGCGTACAGTCCGTCGGGGGTGCTTGAGCCTGTGATGTGGCTTCTTGGCGAGGGAAAATCCGTCCTGCCGCGAATCATCGACAGCGGGGTTAATGCTTTCGACAAGATGAAGTTTGCGGTGAGGAAGACTGTTCCGTTCATCATGCCTGCGCTGGTGATGTGGTTATTGCTCTGGGGAATCTCCAGCATTTCGTGGGGAAAGATTATGCCGACAGCAAAACGGCCGCTTGTTGGCAGTGCGTCAGTCCAGCGTGCTCCCGCGAGACAGCCCTCGCCAGCCGCGACTCCTCTGCAAGTTCCGGCCAAGACTACGGGGAACAAACAGGTGAAGAAGGACGCGCCAGCACGGAAGCTGAAGCTGTCGACGCTCGGCACGAAGGTCAACGTCAGGAAGAGGCCGGACATCAACGCTGCCTCTATTGCTGTGCTTGAAGAGGGAGTGCCTGTAGATGCAGGCGAACCCGCTCAGAGGGCCGACGGCGTGTGGTACAAGGTTACGCTTCCGGGCGGTGCTGAGGGATGGATACGCAGTGATCTTCTTCAGCATAGGATAGGCGACAAGGGAGAGCACGGAGGAGTCCTTATGCGTGTAACCGGCGACGAACTGAACCTGCGCGAAGGGCCGGGCACGAACTATACTTCTATCGGGAAACTCTACGTCGGACACCTCGTCGAAGTCATCGGGCAAAGCAAGGCGTGGCGCAAGGTATGCACCCAGACGGGGAAAGTCGGCTGGGTTCACAGCAAGTATCTTGGCCAGCGCAGAAGATACTAG